A single region of the Citrobacter telavivensis genome encodes:
- a CDS encoding relaxase/mobilization nuclease domain-containing protein, translating into MIAVIPPKRKDGKSSFVDLVSYVSVRDEERDDDLMEAVKASGMKPEMPHRSRFSRLVDYATKLRDESFVSLVDVMPDGGEWVNFYGVTCFHNCTSIETAAEEMEFIAQKARYAHDNSDPVFHYLLSWQSHESPRPEQVYDSVRHSLKRLGMSDHQFVAAIHTDTDNLHVHVAVNRVHPETGYLNWLSYSQEKLHKACRELELKHGFSPDNGCYVIAPDNRIIRRTSVERDRQSAWTRGRNQSLKEYIADTTIAGLRESPVTDWSSLHQRFAKEGLFLSADNGELKVKDGWNSERPGVTLSTFGHAFDTDKLIRKMGEFIPPAQDIFAQVPAVGRYEPDKVIVPSRPERMTEKESLSDYAIARLRAPLIALDQDPSQRTIQSVHTLLAQSGLYLKEQHDRLVICDGYDPTRTPVRAERVWPALTKAILDSYKGGWQPVPKDIFRQVTPTEQFTGGGLEATPVSDREWRKLRTGSGPQGALKREIFSDKESLWGYAISHCRQEIETLIGTGQFTWERCHEQFARQGLLLMREHQGLVVMDAYNHEQTPVKASHVHPDLTLARAEPHAGAFRPVPADIFKRVPPESRYNPELAVSDRDIPGMKRDPELRRQRREARAAAREDLKARYAAWRANWRKPDLRGRERYQDIHEMCRRRKAYIRAQYRDPLIRKLHYHIAEVQRMQALIKLKETMKDERLQLIGEGKWYPPSYRQWVEVEALKGDKAAISQLRGWDYRDRRGDAVKVTTDKRCVVICEPGGTPVYAGVPGLKAALQKNGRVQFRDEETGEHICTDYGDRVIFGNSRDYDTLKRNMVKVSPILFSRSPDVAMSPQGDNEQFNQAFAKMVAWHNVNRQDGDEYRISRADIDRLRVESEQQFMGMSGQGNDSRYDRDEPKQTWKPPSPL; encoded by the coding sequence ATGATCGCCGTCATTCCACCGAAACGTAAAGATGGCAAGTCCTCATTTGTGGACCTGGTCTCCTATGTTTCCGTGCGTGATGAAGAACGGGATGATGATCTAATGGAAGCGGTGAAAGCATCCGGAATGAAACCGGAAATGCCGCACCGCAGCCGTTTTTCCCGTCTTGTGGATTACGCCACAAAACTGCGGGATGAGTCCTTTGTCTCCCTGGTTGATGTAATGCCGGACGGCGGTGAGTGGGTAAATTTCTATGGGGTGACATGCTTTCATAACTGCACGTCCATCGAAACCGCCGCAGAAGAGATGGAGTTTATTGCGCAGAAAGCCAGGTATGCGCATGACAACAGCGATCCGGTTTTCCATTATCTTCTTTCATGGCAATCACACGAAAGTCCGCGTCCTGAACAAGTTTATGACTCAGTCAGACATTCACTGAAAAGACTGGGTATGAGCGACCACCAGTTCGTTGCTGCGATACATACGGACACAGATAATCTTCATGTCCACGTTGCAGTGAACCGTGTTCATCCTGAAACCGGCTATCTTAACTGGCTTTCCTACAGCCAGGAAAAACTCCATAAGGCCTGCCGAGAACTGGAGCTGAAGCATGGTTTCTCGCCTGATAATGGTTGCTATGTGATCGCGCCTGATAATCGTATCATTCGCCGTACTTCTGTTGAACGCGATCGTCAAAGTGCCTGGACTCGGGGGCGTAACCAGAGTCTGAAAGAGTACATTGCCGACACGACAATTGCCGGTTTACGCGAATCCCCTGTGACCGACTGGTCCTCTCTCCATCAGCGCTTTGCGAAAGAAGGTTTGTTCCTGTCAGCGGATAACGGTGAGCTTAAAGTAAAGGATGGCTGGAACAGTGAACGGCCTGGCGTTACGCTTTCTACATTTGGTCACGCCTTCGATACCGATAAACTTATTCGTAAAATGGGTGAGTTTATTCCACCTGCACAGGATATTTTCGCGCAAGTTCCGGCTGTTGGTCGTTACGAACCAGACAAGGTTATTGTGCCGTCGCGTCCTGAACGTATGACAGAGAAAGAATCCTTATCCGACTATGCGATCGCCCGTTTACGCGCGCCGTTGATTGCACTTGATCAGGACCCGTCGCAGCGAACTATACAGTCTGTACATACGCTTCTGGCACAGTCTGGTCTGTATCTGAAAGAACAACATGACCGACTGGTTATCTGTGATGGATATGATCCAACCCGAACACCAGTCAGGGCAGAACGTGTGTGGCCTGCGCTAACGAAAGCGATCCTTGACTCGTATAAAGGTGGCTGGCAGCCGGTACCGAAAGACATTTTCCGGCAGGTGACACCCACAGAACAATTCACCGGCGGCGGTCTGGAAGCTACTCCGGTTTCCGATCGGGAATGGCGTAAATTGCGCACAGGTTCAGGTCCGCAGGGGGCGCTGAAACGTGAGATTTTCTCGGATAAGGAAAGCCTGTGGGGATACGCAATCTCACACTGCCGTCAGGAAATTGAGACGCTTATCGGAACAGGTCAGTTCACCTGGGAACGTTGTCATGAACAGTTTGCACGACAGGGGCTGTTGCTGATGCGGGAGCATCAGGGACTGGTTGTGATGGATGCGTACAATCATGAGCAGACGCCGGTGAAGGCGAGCCATGTGCATCCGGATCTGACGCTTGCGCGGGCAGAGCCTCATGCCGGCGCATTCAGGCCTGTTCCTGCAGATATCTTCAAACGGGTTCCACCAGAAAGCCGGTATAACCCGGAGCTGGCCGTCAGCGACAGGGATATACCGGGCATGAAACGCGACCCTGAACTGCGTCGCCAGCGGCGCGAAGCGCGCGCAGCTGCGCGTGAAGATCTGAAAGCGCGTTATGCGGCGTGGCGTGCAAACTGGCGTAAGCCGGATCTGCGCGGTCGTGAACGCTACCAGGATATTCATGAGATGTGCCGCCGGCGTAAGGCGTATATCCGGGCGCAGTACCGTGATCCGTTGATCCGTAAGCTGCATTACCATATTGCGGAAGTGCAGCGCATGCAAGCGCTGATTAAACTGAAAGAGACGATGAAGGATGAGCGTTTACAGCTGATCGGTGAAGGGAAATGGTATCCGCCGTCGTACCGGCAGTGGGTGGAGGTGGAAGCCCTGAAAGGGGACAAGGCTGCGATATCGCAGCTGAGGGGATGGGATTACCGCGATCGCCGGGGCGACGCAGTGAAAGTGACCACAGATAAACGTTGCGTGGTGATCTGTGAGCCTGGTGGTACGCCAGTTTATGCCGGTGTTCCGGGGCTTAAGGCCGCGTTGCAGAAAAATGGCCGCGTGCAGTTCCGCGATGAAGAAACCGGGGAACATATCTGCACGGACTATGGCGATCGGGTGATATTCGGGAACAGTCGTGATTACGACACGCTGAAACGGAATATGGTTAAGGTGTCCCCGATTTTGTTCAGCCGTTCTCCGGACGTGGCAATGTCACCACAGGGCGACAATGAGCAGTTTAACCAGGCGTTTGCGAAAATGGTGGCCTGGCACAATGTTAACCGACAGGATGGTGATGAATACCGGATATCGAGAGCCGATATCGACAGGTTGCGTGTTGAAAGCGAACAACAGTTTATGGGTATGTCGGGCCAGGGTAATGATTCCCGGTATGATCGGGATGAACCGAAGCAGACCTGGAAGCCACCATCGCCTCTCTAG
- a CDS encoding TraM recognition domain-containing protein produces the protein MQNTPVNQAMINRNAWGSPLIELLRDHLLYAVIMAGSMVAGFIWPLSIPLCLLLAIVASISFSTHRWRMPMRIPLYLHRVDPSEDRKVRRSLFKAFPSLFQYETLQESTGRGIFYLGYQRLRDTGRELWLSLDDLTRHVMFFAGTGGGKTETIYAWMLNSFCWGRGFTFVDGKAQNDTARTVWYLALRFGREDDVEFINFMTGGMSRSEIIHKGDKSRPQSNTFNPFGLSTEAFIAETMQSMLPTNVQGGEWQSRAIAMNKALVFGTKYWCVRENKTMSLQLLREFMPLEKLAELYCRAVDDQWPEEAVSPLHNYLVDVPGFDMALVRTPSAWTEEPRKQHSYLTGQFLETFSTFTETFGDIFAEDAGDIDIRDSIHSDRILLTLIPAMNTSQHTTSALGRMFVTQQSMILARDLGYRLEGLDTEALEITKYKGQFPYMNYLDEVGAFYTERIAVQATQVRSLEFALVMMAQDQERIETQTSAANVATLMQNAGTKIAGKIVSEDKTAQTISNAAGKEARASMLNLQRRDGVIGTSWIDGDHINIQMENKINVQDLMKLQPGEHYTVFQGDPVPGASFYISPEEKSCNIPLVINRYITVNPPKLERLRRLVPRTAQRRLPTPENVSRIIGVLTEKTSRRRKKTDTMPWKVIDTFQQRLANRQEAHNLLTDFDMDFAGREKNLWEEALDTIRTTTMAERTIRYVMLNRPESSAPSREDDAPAPNALLKNLTLPPVTHVPVVRKRNDEPPVQAPPPLNQMEWPE, from the coding sequence ATGCAGAACACTCCCGTTAACCAGGCGATGATAAACCGGAACGCCTGGGGCTCCCCGCTGATTGAGCTACTGCGTGATCATCTGTTGTATGCCGTCATCATGGCGGGCAGCATGGTGGCCGGTTTCATCTGGCCGCTGTCCATTCCGCTGTGCCTGCTGCTGGCCATCGTTGCCAGCATCAGCTTCAGCACCCACCGCTGGCGCATGCCGATGCGTATACCCCTGTACCTTCACCGGGTGGATCCGTCGGAAGACAGGAAGGTGCGCCGCAGCCTGTTTAAAGCCTTCCCTTCCCTGTTTCAGTATGAAACCCTGCAGGAAAGCACCGGTCGTGGAATATTTTATCTCGGGTACCAACGGCTTCGTGACACCGGGCGTGAGCTCTGGCTCTCTCTCGATGACCTGACCCGGCACGTCATGTTCTTCGCCGGGACAGGCGGCGGGAAAACCGAGACAATCTACGCCTGGATGCTGAATTCATTCTGCTGGGGCCGGGGATTCACCTTTGTCGATGGCAAGGCGCAGAACGACACGGCAAGGACGGTCTGGTATCTGGCTCTCCGCTTTGGCCGCGAAGACGATGTGGAATTCATTAACTTCATGACTGGCGGGATGTCACGCAGTGAGATAATCCACAAGGGAGATAAAAGCCGGCCGCAGTCCAATACCTTTAACCCGTTCGGCCTCAGCACCGAGGCCTTTATTGCCGAAACCATGCAGTCCATGTTGCCCACCAATGTTCAGGGGGGCGAGTGGCAGTCCCGGGCCATCGCCATGAACAAGGCGCTGGTTTTCGGCACCAAATACTGGTGCGTGCGGGAAAACAAAACCATGTCACTGCAGCTGCTGCGCGAGTTCATGCCGCTGGAGAAACTGGCCGAACTCTACTGCCGTGCCGTGGATGACCAGTGGCCGGAAGAAGCTGTCTCTCCACTGCATAATTACCTGGTGGATGTGCCGGGATTTGATATGGCGCTGGTCCGCACACCATCGGCCTGGACGGAAGAACCACGCAAACAGCACTCCTATCTGACCGGTCAGTTTCTTGAGACATTCAGCACCTTCACGGAAACTTTTGGCGATATCTTTGCGGAAGATGCGGGGGATATCGATATCCGCGACTCCATTCACAGCGACCGTATCCTGCTGACGCTGATCCCGGCCATGAACACTTCCCAGCACACCACCTCCGCACTGGGGCGTATGTTTGTCACCCAGCAGAGCATGATCCTGGCCCGCGACCTCGGGTACCGGTTGGAAGGGCTGGACACCGAAGCGCTCGAGATAACAAAGTACAAAGGCCAATTCCCCTACATGAATTACCTGGACGAAGTCGGTGCTTTCTACACGGAACGTATTGCCGTTCAGGCCACTCAGGTACGTTCACTGGAATTCGCGCTGGTCATGATGGCACAGGACCAGGAGCGTATTGAAACTCAGACGTCTGCAGCCAATGTCGCCACGCTGATGCAGAACGCCGGCACAAAGATCGCAGGGAAGATCGTCAGTGAGGACAAAACTGCGCAGACCATCAGTAACGCTGCAGGCAAGGAGGCCAGGGCCAGCATGCTCAACCTGCAGCGGCGTGATGGCGTTATCGGGACGTCATGGATTGATGGCGACCACATCAATATCCAGATGGAGAACAAAATCAACGTTCAGGATCTGATGAAGCTGCAGCCCGGTGAACACTACACGGTGTTTCAGGGTGACCCGGTCCCGGGAGCCTCGTTCTATATCAGTCCGGAGGAGAAGAGCTGCAACATTCCGCTGGTCATCAACCGCTATATCACTGTGAATCCACCAAAGCTGGAACGACTGCGCAGACTGGTTCCCCGGACGGCACAGCGTCGTCTGCCAACACCGGAGAATGTCAGCCGGATCATCGGTGTGCTCACTGAGAAAACCTCCCGTCGGCGTAAAAAGACAGACACAATGCCCTGGAAAGTGATCGACACCTTCCAGCAGCGGCTGGCCAACCGTCAGGAGGCGCATAACCTGCTGACAGACTTTGACATGGATTTCGCGGGGCGTGAAAAAAATCTGTGGGAAGAGGCGCTGGATACCATCCGTACCACCACCATGGCCGAACGCACCATTCGCTATGTCATGCTCAACCGGCCCGAATCTTCCGCGCCTTCCCGGGAAGATGACGCGCCAGCCCCCAACGCTCTTCTTAAAAATCTGACGCTGCCTCCGGTCACCCATGTTCCCGTTGTCAGGAAAAGGAATGATGAGCCCCCGGTACAAGCTCCCCCGCCCCTGAACCAAATGGAGTGGCCTGAATGA
- a CDS encoding DsbC family protein: protein MPSANTYSAFHCNDSIVVLHQHGQDTPQTLTIFREPQRLATHEGKLIAFYTFSNEAVTLLDDPQHDAGAVLNAIALPLKKRSNAALSRYLKYLACAAGGALLASAMWYQPSPEEFVPVAFNPATESVAPRAADSDPIARAAAAELQNMQSTMQDNRNALPASPSAALQPAPSEVRPVSSSVGPAAHTAPEVAPETAARLQMAEVLKRNADRGMFTITLSAGHERTLYAFLDPTCSVCRAMEPAIERLTQEYNVIVFPVSVVNDGGNAVEKIVPLLCQKDATKRAAGWQALFRADAGMPVPGSSSAPVDPECGKAAEAAVAVNDLGFRQFGFEGTPWVLTDTGFRLSTGLLAEPAKIDLFLKTTDQMQPEQADRFLKTVNTQE from the coding sequence ATGCCCTCAGCAAACACTTATTCCGCTTTTCACTGTAACGACAGCATCGTGGTCCTGCATCAACATGGACAGGATACACCGCAGACCCTGACCATTTTCCGCGAACCACAGCGGCTGGCCACGCATGAAGGTAAACTGATTGCCTTTTACACCTTCTCAAATGAGGCCGTCACGCTGCTCGACGATCCGCAGCACGATGCCGGAGCGGTCCTCAATGCCATTGCATTGCCGCTGAAAAAACGCAGTAACGCCGCCCTGTCCCGTTACCTGAAATACCTGGCCTGTGCCGCTGGCGGCGCCCTTCTGGCGTCTGCCATGTGGTACCAGCCCTCCCCGGAAGAGTTCGTTCCCGTGGCGTTCAACCCGGCCACCGAATCAGTTGCCCCCCGGGCTGCCGACAGTGACCCTATTGCCCGCGCAGCCGCTGCCGAATTGCAGAACATGCAAAGCACGATGCAGGATAACCGCAATGCGTTACCGGCATCGCCATCAGCAGCGCTGCAGCCTGCACCGTCGGAGGTCCGTCCCGTCAGTTCTTCCGTGGGGCCCGCCGCGCATACCGCACCTGAGGTGGCACCGGAAACCGCCGCTCGCCTTCAGATGGCAGAAGTGCTTAAACGCAACGCTGACCGTGGCATGTTCACCATTACGCTGTCCGCCGGTCACGAACGTACCCTCTACGCCTTCCTCGATCCGACGTGCAGCGTCTGCCGGGCAATGGAGCCTGCCATTGAACGTCTGACGCAGGAGTACAACGTGATTGTCTTCCCGGTTTCGGTGGTAAATGACGGCGGCAATGCCGTGGAGAAAATCGTGCCCCTGCTCTGCCAGAAAGACGCGACAAAACGCGCCGCTGGCTGGCAGGCACTGTTCCGTGCCGACGCCGGAATGCCCGTTCCGGGGAGCAGCAGCGCACCCGTCGATCCGGAATGCGGAAAAGCCGCAGAAGCGGCCGTCGCCGTGAACGACCTCGGTTTCCGCCAGTTCGGTTTTGAAGGTACCCCATGGGTACTGACCGACACAGGTTTCCGTCTGTCAACGGGGTTACTGGCCGAACCAGCCAAAATCGACCTGTTCCTGAAAACCACCGACCAGATGCAACCTGAACAGGCCGATCGCTTCCTGAAAACCGTCAACACTCAGGAGTAA
- a CDS encoding conjugal transfer protein TrbA: MYSSRTGTSVDPMDYWGVLAVLGLMMLLVAWLFLPEFVYWSCFLLHTLWGMVDFGPFHTWAAPRYNLLATTGNNAEHVTLDQWISVMEQTTGILMIFLIPLSAASLWGWIRHPARNWYTRRPLDIHSLPFAMENISPAIAPVLQEGDPKRLLLVKRRPQRRPAIRPEEFADEHKLISNMQLDVARCREVFMAQLGKPLSSWKSLAPHEKALFAIFGLQFFLDDRPAAKALMDTLNRSCRIKSRRDSGRFSVPVYALAKPAFIRVINSEGAKRWLKEHRYVRSGLVWLYAHDLRLTPPNWLWLKGVDRTLFYGLHRANTTKGFIEGAGIVAVARTENEAIRLGLPCPKPCVEEAIDGFRADMVALGLIWDEPQPDRDRKRRIRNNWSLTDDVLARPGQEDDEQPF, from the coding sequence ATGTATTCTTCCCGTACCGGTACGTCTGTGGATCCCATGGACTACTGGGGTGTTCTTGCCGTGCTGGGCCTGATGATGCTCCTGGTTGCCTGGCTCTTTCTCCCGGAGTTTGTCTACTGGTCCTGCTTCCTTCTTCATACGCTGTGGGGCATGGTTGACTTCGGGCCGTTCCATACCTGGGCCGCTCCCCGTTATAACCTGCTGGCCACCACAGGTAACAATGCTGAACACGTCACCCTCGACCAGTGGATAAGCGTCATGGAGCAAACCACCGGCATCCTGATGATTTTTCTCATTCCGTTATCTGCAGCTTCCCTGTGGGGATGGATACGCCACCCGGCCAGAAACTGGTACACACGCCGCCCTCTGGATATTCACTCACTGCCGTTCGCGATGGAAAACATCTCACCGGCTATCGCACCGGTGCTGCAGGAAGGCGATCCGAAACGCCTGTTGCTCGTAAAACGCCGCCCGCAAAGACGTCCGGCCATAAGGCCGGAAGAGTTCGCCGACGAACATAAGCTAATCAGTAATATGCAGCTCGATGTCGCCCGCTGCCGTGAGGTTTTCATGGCGCAGCTCGGCAAACCACTTTCCTCCTGGAAAAGCCTTGCGCCCCATGAAAAAGCCCTGTTCGCCATCTTCGGCCTGCAGTTCTTTCTCGATGACCGCCCGGCCGCGAAAGCGCTGATGGACACCCTGAACCGCTCCTGCCGTATCAAAAGCCGTCGGGACAGTGGCCGGTTCTCCGTGCCGGTATACGCGCTGGCAAAACCGGCTTTTATCCGGGTGATCAATAGTGAAGGCGCAAAACGCTGGCTGAAAGAGCACAGGTATGTCAGAAGTGGCCTGGTCTGGCTGTATGCGCACGACCTGCGGCTGACGCCGCCCAACTGGCTCTGGCTTAAAGGCGTCGACCGCACACTGTTCTATGGCCTTCACCGGGCAAATACCACAAAGGGATTTATCGAGGGAGCCGGCATCGTGGCCGTGGCTCGCACGGAGAACGAAGCCATCCGTCTGGGTCTCCCCTGCCCGAAACCCTGTGTGGAGGAAGCCATCGACGGTTTTCGCGCCGATATGGTCGCTCTGGGTCTTATCTGGGATGAGCCGCAACCCGATCGCGACCGTAAACGACGCATCCGCAATAACTGGTCACTGACTGACGACGTGCTGGCGCGGCCAGGGCAGGAGGATGACGAACAGCCTTTCTGA
- the excA gene encoding plasmid IncI1-type surface exclusion protein ExcA — protein sequence MVDRYPKWWFFYLVAKSLFYVAGILSLIFYGIVYITVANSYDEYIIGFGCWVLLVAPFAVNYFIAKKRKQKIQSALVEIKATGHFNPTKESEAWFFWKNTYLGFDYHKGTIVYIRIYPGNVMDVIGFDAYSLTRTEVEGSKLRLYTKLASLPMIPIDTYAASNLANHIHAMNNKGYSYNFNFPEIVKQKRQKLESLAGMPVPDLV from the coding sequence ATGGTCGATCGCTATCCTAAATGGTGGTTTTTCTATCTTGTTGCAAAGTCATTATTCTATGTCGCTGGAATACTAAGCCTTATCTTTTATGGAATTGTATATATCACCGTAGCCAATAGTTATGATGAATACATAATTGGTTTTGGCTGCTGGGTCCTGCTTGTTGCGCCGTTTGCTGTAAATTATTTTATAGCGAAAAAACGCAAACAGAAGATCCAGTCAGCTTTAGTTGAAATCAAGGCTACTGGCCATTTCAACCCAACGAAAGAGTCTGAAGCATGGTTCTTCTGGAAAAACACCTATCTTGGCTTTGACTACCACAAGGGCACAATCGTGTACATCCGGATCTACCCGGGCAATGTCATGGATGTTATAGGCTTTGATGCTTACAGCCTCACCCGCACAGAGGTTGAGGGTTCTAAGCTACGCCTGTACACGAAGTTAGCGTCACTGCCAATGATCCCCATTGATACTTATGCAGCTTCAAACCTGGCTAACCACATCCATGCGATGAACAATAAAGGCTACTCATACAACTTCAACTTCCCGGAGATTGTGAAGCAAAAACGTCAGAAACTCGAATCTCTTGCCGGAATGCCTGTACCAGATTTAGTGTAA
- a CDS encoding DotA/TraY family protein: MKKHLLALCAGFLAPVVTARAAVTYEDIVSAATNAQDLSRQALVTIFGDVVTNPLAGGNTTMVGNLFALFNGIIAILAVVWFIFIGLRHINKTGHQGKVFSADRDIVGTMSTVAGFLMIIPTANGWSLAQLIMLWGSSIMGVGSANLMVQKAADDIASGYSLTVQPTQSSTRTAARGIFEMQLCKYAINNTLDDFNSTMPSSTPKMTESSGTSGGTYTFRISNGSGVCGTASIPEQQGSDVSSSGGFFNPFSSADTREVVDAQHTAMDTMIKDMDGVASEFVKAFMDKRANDAGTLPDIESRIQQAANTYEQTVQKALPAQNEQSGIQDNLRNYLDTYGWASLGAWYQTFATANQRLTEVASRSPSTSGMSTLGEVGNAELFTAMITAYRTQLQNSTYAPPLGITVSEDEQKAVDGNDPNSVLMNTIAGPMQRFTNKIATIASGTGTESSQVNPLIKMKNIGDYTLVAAEGTLTAFTATRVLAAMGEGSLIGKALNLTTGTVSGVNKGLDAISPAVYFLLLLLFTAGFTLSIYLPFIPFIYWMTGIGNWIVSVLVGCTAGPLWGATHLGTSQDRGSRAAYGYIYLIDTMIRPPLMVFGFFFASVAIIAVGTILHALFGAALVNVQATSLTGLFSLIGFLMIYARLCTALVSSMFALQAYLPDYVISFLGGRDAANTLGNMASSVRDIFAAGGQNMRRTPGVDVKALNNKPSDKDGING; the protein is encoded by the coding sequence CTTCTTGCGCTCTGCGCAGGCTTTCTTGCGCCTGTCGTAACTGCACGGGCTGCCGTCACCTATGAAGATATCGTGTCGGCGGCCACCAATGCCCAGGATTTATCGCGCCAGGCTCTGGTGACCATATTTGGTGACGTAGTCACCAACCCGCTTGCCGGGGGTAACACCACGATGGTCGGTAATCTGTTTGCCCTGTTTAACGGCATCATCGCTATTCTTGCCGTCGTCTGGTTTATCTTCATCGGCCTGCGCCATATCAATAAAACCGGCCATCAGGGCAAGGTGTTCAGCGCCGATCGTGACATCGTCGGCACCATGAGCACGGTTGCCGGTTTCCTGATGATTATCCCCACGGCAAACGGATGGAGTCTGGCCCAGCTCATTATGCTCTGGGGCTCCTCCATTATGGGCGTCGGCTCTGCCAATCTGATGGTACAGAAGGCCGCAGATGACATAGCCAGCGGTTATTCTCTCACCGTCCAGCCCACGCAGTCCTCCACCCGCACGGCCGCCCGCGGCATTTTTGAGATGCAGCTGTGCAAATACGCCATTAACAATACGCTGGATGATTTCAACAGCACGATGCCCTCTTCCACACCGAAGATGACAGAATCGTCCGGCACCAGCGGCGGTACTTATACCTTCCGGATAAGTAACGGCAGCGGCGTGTGTGGGACGGCCAGCATTCCGGAACAGCAGGGCAGCGACGTTTCGTCTTCCGGTGGCTTTTTTAATCCGTTCAGTTCCGCAGACACCCGAGAAGTTGTGGATGCGCAGCACACAGCCATGGATACGATGATTAAAGACATGGATGGTGTGGCCAGCGAGTTTGTGAAAGCGTTTATGGACAAGCGGGCAAATGATGCCGGCACGCTGCCGGACATTGAAAGCCGTATCCAGCAGGCAGCAAACACTTACGAACAGACGGTGCAGAAAGCCCTTCCGGCGCAAAATGAGCAGAGCGGAATACAGGACAACCTGCGTAACTATCTCGATACGTATGGATGGGCATCACTTGGGGCCTGGTACCAGACGTTTGCGACTGCAAACCAGCGTCTGACGGAAGTGGCCAGTCGCTCACCATCGACCAGCGGCATGTCCACCCTAGGGGAAGTGGGTAACGCAGAGTTGTTCACGGCAATGATAACTGCCTACCGCACCCAGTTGCAGAACTCTACCTACGCACCTCCACTTGGTATAACAGTATCAGAAGACGAACAAAAGGCTGTAGATGGCAATGATCCAAACAGTGTTTTAATGAATACGATAGCGGGACCAATGCAGCGATTCACCAATAAAATAGCAACAATAGCTAGTGGGACAGGGACAGAGAGCAGTCAAGTCAACCCATTGATAAAAATGAAAAACATAGGAGATTATACACTAGTAGCAGCAGAAGGGACGCTTACTGCATTTACTGCTACAAGAGTGCTAGCAGCAATGGGGGAAGGTTCTCTTATTGGTAAAGCGCTCAACCTTACTACCGGTACTGTGAGTGGAGTAAATAAAGGCTTAGACGCCATATCCCCCGCCGTGTATTTCCTGCTCTTATTGTTGTTTACAGCAGGTTTCACGTTGTCCATTTATCTACCTTTTATCCCTTTCATCTACTGGATGACCGGGATTGGTAACTGGATTGTCAGCGTTCTGGTTGGATGTACCGCAGGACCGCTATGGGGGGCGACGCACCTCGGAACATCACAGGATCGCGGTAGCAGGGCTGCCTACGGGTATATCTACCTTATCGATACAATGATCCGTCCACCACTGATGGTGTTCGGATTTTTCTTTGCATCGGTGGCGATCATTGCTGTCGGGACGATTTTGCATGCTCTGTTTGGTGCAGCACTTGTGAATGTTCAGGCCACCTCGTTGACGGGACTGTTCAGCCTGATTGGTTTTTTGATGATCTACGCCCGTCTCTGTACTGCACTGGTTTCCAGTATGTTTGCCCTGCAGGCTTATCTTCCTGACTACGTCATTTCGTTCCTGGGTGGACGCGATGCAGCCAATACTCTGGGTAATATGGCGAGTTCTGTTAGAGATATATTTGCGGCCGGGGGACAAAATATGCGTAGAACACCAGGTGTTGATGTAAAAGCTCTGAATAACAAACCATCAGATAAAGATGGTATTAATGGATAA